A DNA window from Brenneria izadpanahii contains the following coding sequences:
- the pabB gene encoding aminodeoxychorismate synthase component 1, which translates to MRSSPTYHSLPYQPEALLTLFAAFSQQPWAMLLHSGFAEHPHSRFDIMVADPQVTLCTRGGRTEITQDGSQQISDADPFTLLQQHLDLMGMEIAAGAQSDFPFQGGALGLFGYDLGRRVEKLPAQAARDIDLPDMAVGLYDWALIADHQRQTLTLIVHGDLQARLNWLANPPARRHQSDFQLAGPWRANMSRAEYGEKFRKIQDYLLSGDCYQVNLAQRFVADYEGDEWQAFLRLSSGNKAPFSAFLRLPQNTVISVSPERFLWLENQRIQTRPIKGTLPRLADKDADALQAARLAQSEKDRAENLMIVDLLRNDIGRVAVPGSVRVPELFVVEPFPAVHHLVSTIVAELPPTRHAAALLRACFPGGSITGAPKIRAMQIIEELEPQRRNGYCGSIGYLSICGTMDTNIAIRTLLTEQGKIYCWAGGGIVADSREQAEYQETFDKIDRILPVLSQLDKQQEKTG; encoded by the coding sequence ATGCGTTCATCCCCTACCTACCACTCGCTGCCCTATCAGCCTGAGGCGTTATTGACGCTTTTCGCGGCGTTTTCACAGCAGCCGTGGGCAATGTTGTTGCATTCAGGTTTTGCCGAGCATCCTCATAGCCGCTTTGACATCATGGTCGCCGACCCGCAGGTCACGCTATGCACCCGCGGCGGACGGACGGAAATCACCCAGGACGGCAGCCAACAGATATCCGACGCCGATCCCTTTACGCTACTGCAACAGCACCTTGACCTGATGGGAATGGAGATAGCGGCCGGCGCGCAATCCGATTTTCCCTTTCAGGGCGGCGCGCTCGGCCTGTTTGGTTATGATTTAGGGCGGCGCGTGGAGAAGTTGCCGGCGCAGGCGGCACGGGATATCGACCTGCCCGACATGGCCGTCGGCCTGTATGACTGGGCGTTAATCGCCGATCATCAGCGCCAGACGTTAACGCTGATCGTACATGGCGATCTCCAAGCCAGATTGAACTGGCTGGCAAATCCGCCCGCGCGCCGCCATCAATCAGACTTTCAACTCGCCGGCCCGTGGCGCGCCAATATGTCGCGGGCAGAATACGGCGAGAAATTTCGTAAAATACAGGACTACCTGCTATCCGGGGACTGCTATCAGGTCAATCTGGCGCAGCGTTTTGTCGCCGACTATGAAGGCGATGAGTGGCAGGCGTTTTTACGGCTGTCATCCGGCAATAAGGCGCCGTTTTCCGCTTTCCTGCGTCTGCCGCAAAATACGGTTATCAGCGTATCTCCCGAACGTTTTCTATGGCTGGAGAACCAGCGAATCCAGACCCGTCCGATTAAGGGCACGCTGCCGCGACTGGCGGATAAGGACGCCGACGCCCTACAGGCCGCGCGGCTGGCCCAGTCGGAGAAGGATCGGGCGGAAAATCTGATGATTGTCGATCTACTGCGCAATGATATCGGCCGGGTCGCAGTTCCCGGCAGCGTTCGCGTGCCAGAGTTGTTCGTCGTCGAGCCATTCCCCGCGGTACATCATCTAGTCAGTACGATCGTGGCCGAATTGCCCCCGACCCGCCATGCGGCGGCGCTGCTGCGAGCTTGTTTTCCCGGCGGCTCCATTACCGGCGCGCCCAAAATCCGTGCGATGCAGATTATTGAAGAGCTGGAGCCGCAGCGGCGTAATGGCTATTGCGGCAGCATTGGTTATCTGAGCATCTGCGGAACCATGGATACCAATATCGCCATCCGAACCTTGTTGACCGAACAGGGTAAAATATACTGCTGGGCCGGCGGCGGTATCGTCGCCGATAGTCGGGAGCAGGCGGAATATCAGGAAACTTTTGATAAAATAGATCGTATCCTGCCCGTATTGAGCCAGTTGGATAAGCAGCAGGAAAAGACAGGTTAA
- a CDS encoding YoaH family protein has product MIAGMPALTHEQQQKAVERIQELMSQGMSSGQAIAVVAAEIREEHRGDMVAAMFEDEENDQQEEGETYSFDDGEEEEEH; this is encoded by the coding sequence ATGATTGCCGGTATGCCCGCGCTGACGCATGAGCAGCAGCAAAAAGCCGTAGAGCGGATTCAGGAACTGATGTCGCAGGGAATGAGCAGCGGTCAGGCGATTGCCGTCGTGGCGGCTGAGATCCGTGAAGAACATCGGGGAGATATGGTCGCCGCGATGTTTGAAGATGAAGAAAACGACCAGCAGGAAGAGGGCGAAACCTACTCTTTTGATGATGGAGAAGAAGAGGAAGAGCACTGA
- a CDS encoding RidA family protein, whose product MSITRIEPEARWSNAVIHNHTLYHTCVADNLDQDARAQTKNALAALDDVLQRAGTDKSRLLDVTIFLADADDLAAMNAEWDAWVVAGSAPVRCTVQAKLMDPRYKIEIKVIAAL is encoded by the coding sequence ATGTCAATCACCAGAATCGAACCCGAAGCCCGTTGGTCCAACGCCGTTATTCATAACCACACGCTATACCACACCTGCGTGGCGGATAATCTGGACCAGGACGCCCGGGCGCAGACAAAAAATGCGCTGGCGGCGTTGGACGATGTTTTACAGCGCGCGGGAACCGACAAAAGCCGCCTATTGGATGTGACGATTTTTCTGGCCGACGCCGATGATCTTGCGGCCATGAACGCCGAATGGGACGCCTGGGTGGTTGCGGGCAGCGCGCCGGTACGCTGCACCGTACAGGCTAAGCTGATGGACCCCAGATACAAAATTGAAATAAAAGTGATTGCCGCGCTATAA
- a CDS encoding ATP-dependent DNA helicase — protein sequence MTNDRVIDDFATDGALAKAISGFKPREPQRQMAQAVVQAISKQQALVVEAGTGTGKTYAYLAPALRADKKVIISTGSKALQDQLYNRDLPMVAQALKYKGKLALLKGRSNYLCLERLDQQAMAGGDLPAETLSELVRLRGWASETAEGDVTTCAGVAEDSSVWPLVTSTNDNCLGSDCPRYKECFVVKARRKAMDADIVVVNHHLYLADMVVKESGFAELIPDSDVVIFDEAHQIPDIASQYFGQQLSSRQLMDLAKDIIIAYRTEVRDAAQLQKSADRLTQSTQDFRLALGEPGYRGNLREILNQPSLQRALVLLDDALELCYDVAKLSLGRSALLDAAFERATLYRGRLKRLMDVQQSGYSYWYECSSRHFVLALTPLSVADRFRELMKEKPSAWIFTSATLSVNDRLNHFTDRLGLDETNTQTLLLPSPFDYASQALLCVPRYLPETNRPGAARKLAAMLRPLIEANQGRCFMLCTSHLMMRDLAAEFRATLTLPVLLQGETGKAQLLSQFVSAGNALLVATSSFWEGVDVRGDTLSCVIIDKLPFTSPEDPLLKARIEDCRLRGGEPFDDVQLPDAVITLKQGVGRLIRDIDDRGVLVICDNRLVMRPYGEVFLNSLPPAPRTRDLGQAIEFLTRKA from the coding sequence GTGACGAATGATCGCGTAATAGATGATTTTGCAACCGATGGCGCGCTGGCGAAGGCCATCAGCGGGTTTAAACCACGCGAGCCTCAGCGGCAAATGGCTCAGGCCGTTGTTCAGGCTATCAGCAAGCAGCAGGCGCTGGTGGTGGAGGCGGGAACCGGAACAGGCAAGACTTATGCTTATCTGGCTCCGGCTTTGCGGGCGGACAAGAAAGTCATCATTTCGACCGGTTCGAAAGCGTTACAGGATCAGCTCTACAACCGAGACCTGCCGATGGTGGCGCAGGCGCTTAAATACAAGGGAAAACTGGCGCTGCTAAAAGGGCGCTCCAACTATCTTTGCCTGGAGCGTCTCGACCAGCAGGCGATGGCCGGGGGCGATCTGCCCGCCGAAACGTTAAGCGAGCTGGTGCGGCTGAGGGGATGGGCCTCTGAAACGGCGGAGGGCGACGTCACGACCTGTGCCGGTGTGGCGGAAGATAGCTCCGTCTGGCCGTTGGTGACCAGTACCAATGATAATTGCCTGGGCAGCGATTGTCCGCGCTACAAAGAGTGTTTTGTGGTTAAGGCCCGCCGCAAGGCGATGGATGCCGATATTGTAGTGGTCAATCACCATTTATATCTGGCCGATATGGTGGTGAAAGAGAGCGGTTTCGCCGAGTTGATCCCGGACAGCGACGTGGTGATTTTTGATGAGGCCCACCAGATCCCCGATATCGCCAGCCAATATTTCGGCCAGCAGTTGTCCAGCCGTCAACTCATGGATTTAGCGAAAGATATTATTATCGCCTACCGGACGGAGGTGCGTGATGCGGCGCAATTGCAAAAGAGCGCCGACCGCCTGACGCAAAGCACGCAGGACTTTCGGCTGGCGCTGGGCGAACCCGGATACCGGGGCAATCTGCGCGAGATCCTTAATCAGCCGTCTCTTCAGCGTGCGCTGGTGCTGCTGGATGACGCGTTGGAGCTGTGTTACGACGTGGCCAAACTCTCTTTGGGGCGCTCCGCGCTGTTGGATGCCGCTTTTGAGCGGGCAACTCTATATCGCGGCCGTTTAAAGCGGCTGATGGATGTACAGCAATCAGGATACAGCTACTGGTACGAATGCAGTTCTCGCCACTTTGTTCTGGCGCTGACGCCGCTTTCCGTGGCCGATCGCTTTCGCGAACTGATGAAAGAAAAACCGTCGGCCTGGATTTTCACCTCGGCTACGCTGTCGGTGAACGATCGGCTAAACCATTTTACCGATCGGCTGGGACTGGATGAGACGAATACCCAAACCTTGCTGCTGCCAAGCCCGTTTGATTACGCCAGTCAGGCCTTGCTCTGCGTGCCGCGTTATCTGCCGGAAACCAATCGTCCGGGGGCCGCGCGTAAACTGGCCGCTATGCTGCGTCCGCTGATTGAAGCGAATCAGGGGCGCTGTTTTATGCTGTGTACCTCCCACCTGATGATGCGCGATCTGGCCGCCGAGTTCCGCGCCACGCTGACGCTGCCGGTATTATTGCAGGGCGAAACCGGTAAAGCGCAGTTGCTTTCGCAGTTCGTGTCTGCCGGCAATGCGCTTTTGGTGGCGACCAGCAGTTTTTGGGAAGGGGTCGATGTGCGTGGCGATACGCTGTCCTGTGTGATTATCGATAAACTTCCGTTTACTTCCCCGGAGGATCCGCTATTGAAGGCGCGCATTGAAGATTGCCGCCTGCGGGGCGGGGAGCCATTCGACGATGTGCAATTACCGGATGCGGTTATCACCCTGAAACAGGGCGTCGGGCGGTTGATTCGGGATATTGACGATCGCGGCGTGCTGGTTATCTGCGATAACCGGCTGGTTATGCGGCCGTATGGCGAGGTCTTTCTCAACAGTCTGCCGCCGGCGCCGCGTACGCGCGATCTCGGACAGGCCATCGAATTTCTTACCCGAAAAGCCTAG
- the tsaB gene encoding tRNA (adenosine(37)-N6)-threonylcarbamoyltransferase complex dimerization subunit type 1 TsaB — MSTRILALDTATEACSVALWNDGEIHSLFEVCPREHTQRVLPMVRQVLAESGLTLNVLDALAFGQGPGSFTGVRIGIGIAQGLALGADLPMIGISTLETMAQGAFRCRGATRVLAAIDARMGEVYWAQYLRESDGRWQGGSSEAVLTPQQVQALTEPLSGEWATVGTGWKTYADLVNHPAIALQDGETLLPRAEDMLPLALQQWIAGRTVSVEQAQPRYLRNEVAWKKLPGRE; from the coding sequence ATGTCTACGCGAATTCTAGCGCTTGATACCGCAACGGAAGCCTGTTCCGTCGCACTCTGGAATGATGGTGAAATTCATTCTTTATTTGAAGTTTGTCCCCGAGAACACACTCAACGCGTGTTGCCGATGGTCCGGCAAGTGCTGGCGGAAAGCGGTCTGACGCTCAATGTGTTAGATGCGCTGGCGTTTGGCCAGGGACCGGGAAGTTTTACCGGCGTGCGCATTGGCATTGGCATCGCGCAGGGGCTCGCTCTGGGCGCCGATCTGCCGATGATAGGTATTTCCACGTTGGAAACCATGGCGCAGGGCGCTTTTCGTTGCCGCGGCGCGACGCGGGTATTAGCGGCGATAGATGCTCGCATGGGCGAGGTTTACTGGGCGCAATACCTGCGGGAAAGCGACGGCCGCTGGCAAGGCGGATCGTCTGAAGCGGTGCTGACGCCGCAGCAGGTTCAGGCGCTGACCGAACCGTTGAGCGGCGAGTGGGCGACGGTCGGCACGGGATGGAAAACCTATGCCGATCTGGTGAATCATCCGGCGATCGCCTTGCAGGACGGCGAGACGCTTTTGCCGCGGGCGGAAGATATGCTGCCGCTGGCGCTTCAGCAGTGGATCGCGGGCCGGACCGTGAGCGTTGAACAGGCGCAACCGCGTTATTTGCGTAATGAAGTCGCCTGGAAAAAACTGCCCGGCCGTGAATGA
- a CDS encoding Slp family lipoprotein codes for MNQRARLIQLPRALLGGIFAAAALLLAGCVSVPDAIKGTSPTPQDDLVRVMNAPQLYVGQESRFGGRVVSIRNEADRTRLEIASMPLDGAARPRLDSPSEGRFIAYVNRFLDPVDFRNRLVTVVGPITGTEQGAIGDRPYRYVVVDVRGYQRWNVAQRVVNPYGPGPWGWHGRYGWGPGWGFGGWYGPAEIETFVTE; via the coding sequence ATGAATCAGCGCGCTCGGCTAATTCAACTTCCCCGCGCGCTGCTGGGCGGCATTTTCGCGGCGGCCGCACTGTTGCTGGCCGGGTGCGTATCTGTCCCTGATGCGATAAAGGGCACATCGCCAACGCCGCAGGACGACCTTGTCCGGGTAATGAATGCGCCGCAACTCTATGTCGGGCAAGAATCCCGTTTTGGCGGGCGCGTGGTCAGTATTCGAAACGAAGCCGACAGAACCCGTTTGGAAATCGCCAGTATGCCGTTGGATGGCGCGGCCAGACCTCGTCTGGATTCGCCTTCTGAAGGGCGGTTTATTGCTTACGTCAATCGTTTTCTGGATCCGGTTGATTTTCGAAACAGATTGGTTACAGTTGTCGGCCCGATTACGGGAACGGAGCAGGGCGCTATTGGCGATCGTCCCTACCGCTATGTGGTGGTCGACGTCCGCGGATATCAGCGCTGGAACGTCGCGCAGCGGGTGGTTAATCCTTATGGGCCGGGCCCATGGGGATGGCATGGCCGCTATGGCTGGGGCCCCGGTTGGGGGTTCGGCGGTTGGTATGGTCCCGCTGAGATTGAAACTTTCGTGACTGAATAA
- the fadD gene encoding long-chain-fatty-acid--CoA ligase FadD, whose product MDRIWLSRYPEDVPASIDPDRYSSLVEMFENAVRRYADRPAFINMGEVMTFRKLDERSRAFAAYLQNQLKLKKGDRVALMMPNLLQYPVALFGVLRAGMVVVNVNPLYTPRELEHQLKDSGADTIVIVSNFAHTLEKVVHNTQVRHVILTRMGDQLSAAKGTLVNFVVKYIKRLVPKYYLPDAISFRQVLQQGRHMQYTRPDIDNTDLAFLQYTGGTTGVAKGAMLTHRNMQANIEQCKAAYGPVLQERHEVVVTALPLYHIFALMVNCLLFIEFGGTNLLITNPRDIPSLAKELAKHPFTVIVGVNTLFNALLNNEEFHKLDFSTLSLSVGGGASVQQAVAERWEKLTGKHLLEGYGLTESSPLVSGNPYNMKYYSGSIGLPVPSTDVRIVDEEGNDVPLGESGELWVCGPQVMKGYWRQPAATDEVLKDGWLATGDIVTSDAEGFLRIVDRKKDMILVSGFNVYPTEIEDIITRHPKVSESAVVSMPSELSGEAVKAFVVRRDNSLTKDELIAHCRRNLTGYKVPKEIEFCEDLPKSNVGKILRRKLREDKNSLKSVANA is encoded by the coding sequence TTGGACAGAATTTGGCTATCCCGCTATCCGGAGGATGTTCCCGCAAGCATCGATCCGGATCGCTATTCCTCGCTGGTTGAAATGTTTGAGAATGCGGTAAGGCGTTACGCCGACCGGCCCGCATTTATCAATATGGGCGAGGTGATGACCTTCCGTAAATTGGATGAGCGCAGCCGGGCGTTCGCCGCCTATCTGCAAAACCAGCTTAAGTTGAAAAAAGGCGATCGTGTGGCATTGATGATGCCGAATCTGCTGCAATATCCGGTCGCGCTGTTTGGCGTTTTACGGGCGGGTATGGTGGTGGTTAACGTTAATCCGCTATATACCCCGCGTGAGCTGGAGCATCAGTTGAAAGACAGCGGGGCCGACACGATCGTCATCGTCTCCAATTTTGCCCATACGCTGGAAAAAGTAGTGCATAACACCCAGGTGCGGCACGTTATCCTGACTCGCATGGGCGATCAGCTTTCCGCCGCCAAAGGAACGCTGGTCAATTTTGTGGTCAAGTACATTAAACGGCTGGTGCCCAAATACTACTTGCCTGACGCTATTTCTTTTCGTCAGGTATTGCAGCAAGGACGGCATATGCAATATACGAGGCCGGATATCGATAACACCGATCTGGCTTTTCTGCAATATACCGGCGGGACGACGGGCGTCGCCAAAGGCGCAATGCTGACTCATCGCAATATGCAGGCGAACATCGAGCAGTGCAAGGCGGCTTACGGTCCCGTATTGCAGGAACGGCATGAAGTGGTCGTTACCGCATTGCCGCTGTATCACATATTTGCGTTAATGGTGAATTGTCTGCTGTTTATTGAATTTGGCGGAACCAATCTGCTGATTACCAATCCGCGGGATATTCCCTCGCTGGCCAAGGAGCTGGCAAAGCATCCTTTTACCGTTATCGTCGGCGTGAATACGTTATTTAACGCCTTATTGAATAATGAAGAATTCCATAAGCTTGATTTCTCTACGCTCAGCTTATCGGTCGGCGGCGGCGCTTCCGTTCAGCAAGCGGTCGCTGAACGATGGGAAAAACTTACCGGCAAACATCTGCTGGAGGGATATGGGCTGACGGAGAGCTCGCCGCTGGTTTCGGGCAACCCTTATAATATGAAATATTACAGCGGTAGTATCGGTCTGCCGGTGCCTTCCACCGATGTCAGAATTGTCGATGAAGAGGGCAATGACGTCCCGCTCGGCGAATCCGGCGAACTGTGGGTCTGCGGTCCGCAGGTGATGAAAGGATATTGGCGGCAGCCTGCCGCAACCGATGAAGTTTTGAAAGACGGCTGGTTGGCTACAGGTGACATTGTCACCTCTGATGCGGAAGGCTTTTTACGCATCGTCGATCGTAAGAAAGATATGATTCTGGTATCGGGATTTAACGTTTATCCAACTGAAATTGAAGATATTATTACCCGTCACCCAAAAGTATCGGAATCTGCGGTCGTCAGTATGCCAAGTGAATTATCCGGCGAAGCGGTGAAGGCATTTGTCGTACGACGAGACAATTCGCTGACCAAAGATGAGTTGATTGCGCATTGTCGCCGGAATTTAACCGGCTACAAGGTGCCGAAAGAGATTGAGTTCTGCGAGGATTTGCCCAAATCGAATGTAGGAAAGATCCTGCGCCGGAAGCTGCGTGAGGATAAAAATTCACTCAAGTCGGTAGCAAATGCTTAG
- the rnd gene encoding ribonuclease D encodes MNYQLIATDSGLKQICTQARQYKQVALDTEFVRTRTYYPQLGLIQLYDGERLSLIDPLTITDWTPFQALLSDKQVTKFLHAGSEDLEVFLNAFGMTPEPFIDTQILAAFLGKPLSYGFAALVADYMDVALDKSESRTDWIARPLSEKQCDYAAADVFYLLPMAIKLVAETQTAGWMNAALDECRALCQRKQEILAPELAYREIGNAWQLRGRNLACLQRLAEWRLRKARERDSAVNFVVREENLWQVARFLPASLGELDSLGLSGPEIRYHGKTLLAIVEQTNGITEADCPEPVINLIEHPGYKKAFKDIKAMIQSISVRSGLSTELLASRRQINRVLNWHWKLNGRNGEPEMLSGWRNDLFGDELRVILQAY; translated from the coding sequence TTGAATTATCAGTTGATCGCTACCGATTCCGGGTTAAAACAGATTTGCACGCAGGCGCGCCAATATAAACAAGTCGCGCTGGATACCGAGTTTGTCAGAACGCGTACTTACTACCCGCAACTAGGGCTGATTCAATTGTATGACGGCGAACGGCTTTCGCTTATCGATCCCTTGACGATAACGGATTGGACGCCTTTTCAGGCGTTGTTGAGCGATAAGCAGGTCACCAAATTCCTTCATGCCGGCAGCGAAGACCTGGAGGTTTTTCTGAATGCTTTCGGCATGACGCCGGAGCCGTTTATCGATACCCAGATTCTGGCGGCTTTTTTAGGTAAGCCGCTCTCTTATGGCTTCGCCGCGCTGGTCGCCGACTATATGGACGTCGCGCTGGATAAAAGCGAATCGCGTACGGACTGGATAGCTCGTCCATTGAGTGAAAAGCAGTGCGATTACGCCGCCGCCGATGTGTTCTATCTGTTGCCGATGGCAATAAAACTGGTGGCGGAAACGCAAACTGCCGGCTGGATGAACGCCGCGCTGGATGAATGCCGCGCGCTGTGTCAGCGCAAGCAAGAGATATTGGCGCCGGAGCTGGCTTATCGGGAGATCGGCAACGCCTGGCAGTTGCGCGGCCGGAATTTGGCCTGCCTTCAGCGGCTTGCCGAGTGGCGTCTGCGTAAAGCGCGGGAGCGCGACAGCGCGGTGAATTTTGTCGTGCGTGAAGAGAACCTGTGGCAGGTGGCACGCTTTTTACCCGCCTCGCTGGGCGAGTTGGATTCTCTGGGGCTGAGCGGTCCGGAAATTCGCTATCACGGTAAAACGCTGCTGGCGATTGTCGAACAGACCAACGGAATAACGGAAGCGGACTGCCCTGAGCCGGTGATAAACCTTATCGAACATCCTGGCTATAAAAAAGCATTTAAAGACATTAAAGCGATGATACAGAGCATCAGCGTCCGTAGTGGCTTATCAACCGAACTGCTGGCGTCGCGGCGTCAGATTAATCGGGTGCTTAACTGGCATTGGAAATTAAACGGGCGGAACGGCGAACCTGAAATGCTGTCTGGTTGGCGCAATGATTTATTCGGCGATGAACTACGGGTAATTCTTCAGGCGTATTAA
- the minE gene encoding cell division topological specificity factor MinE — MALLDFFLSRKKTTANIAKERLQIIVAERRRGDSEPHYLPQLKRDILEVICKYVQIDPEMVSVQLEQKGDDISVLELNVTLPEAEETPK, encoded by the coding sequence ATGGCATTACTCGACTTCTTTCTGTCCCGCAAAAAAACGACGGCTAATATCGCCAAGGAGCGGCTGCAAATTATTGTTGCGGAGCGACGTCGGGGAGATAGCGAGCCCCATTATCTGCCGCAGTTAAAGCGGGATATTCTCGAAGTTATCTGTAAATACGTACAGATAGATCCTGAAATGGTAAGCGTTCAGTTAGAGCAAAAAGGAGATGATATTTCCGTGCTTGAACTGAACGTAACATTACCTGAAGCGGAAGAAACGCCTAAATGA
- the minD gene encoding septum site-determining protein MinD has product MARIIVVTSGKGGVGKTTSSAAIATGLAQKGKKTVVIDFDIGLRNLDLIMGCERRVVYDFVNVIQGDATLNQALIKDKRTDNLYILPASQTRDKDALTREGVEKVLNDLHEMEFDFIVCDSPAGIETGALMALYFADEAIITTNPEVSSVRDSDRILGILSSKSRRAERSEEPIKEHLLLTRYNPGRVSRGDMLSMEDVLEILRIPLLGVIPEDQSVLRASNQGEPVILDNEADAGKAYADTVDRLLGEEKPFRFVEEEKKSFLKRLFGG; this is encoded by the coding sequence ATGGCACGCATCATTGTTGTTACATCGGGTAAAGGGGGCGTTGGCAAGACCACTTCAAGCGCGGCCATTGCTACCGGTTTAGCCCAGAAAGGAAAAAAGACGGTTGTCATCGACTTTGACATCGGTCTGCGTAACCTCGACCTGATCATGGGATGTGAGCGGCGGGTGGTTTACGATTTTGTTAATGTCATTCAAGGCGATGCCACATTAAACCAGGCGCTGATTAAAGACAAACGCACCGATAATCTGTATATCCTGCCGGCATCGCAAACCCGTGATAAAGACGCGCTTACCCGTGAAGGCGTTGAAAAAGTCCTTAACGACCTGCACGAAATGGAATTTGATTTCATCGTCTGCGATTCTCCGGCCGGTATTGAAACCGGGGCGCTGATGGCGCTCTATTTCGCCGACGAAGCCATTATCACGACCAACCCGGAAGTTTCTTCGGTACGCGACTCCGACCGTATTCTTGGCATTTTGTCATCTAAATCACGTCGTGCGGAACGTTCTGAAGAGCCGATAAAAGAGCACCTGCTGCTGACCCGCTACAATCCTGGCCGGGTAAGCCGCGGCGATATGCTGAGCATGGAAGATGTGTTGGAGATCCTCAGGATCCCGCTGCTGGGCGTCATTCCTGAAGATCAGTCGGTGCTGCGCGCATCCAACCAGGGCGAACCGGTTATTCTCGATAACGAAGCCGACGCGGGTAAAGCCTACGCTGATACCGTCGACCGCTTGTTAGGCGAAGAAAAGCCCTTCCGCTTCGTTGAAGAAGAGAAGAAAAGTTTCCTTAAACGACTTTTTGGGGGATAA
- the minC gene encoding septum site-determining protein MinC — MSQTPIELKGSSFTLSVVHLHDSQPEVIYQALQEKIEQAPAFLKNAPVVINVAGLNAETDWIRLQQAISSTGLHVVGISGCKDEKLKQAITQAGLPLLSEGKEQRRALDPVVAAPSVVKTKVINAPVRSGQQIYARNSDLIITSSVSAGAEVIADGNIHIYGMMRGRALAGVSGDVQSQIFCTHLAAELVSIAGRYWLSDQIPAPYSGQAVRINLNLLDNVLNIQPLD; from the coding sequence ATGTCACAAACGCCAATTGAACTAAAAGGCAGCAGCTTTACCTTATCGGTTGTTCATTTGCATGATTCCCAACCCGAGGTAATTTATCAGGCATTGCAGGAAAAGATTGAGCAAGCGCCGGCTTTTCTGAAAAATGCTCCCGTTGTCATTAATGTCGCAGGCTTAAATGCCGAAACCGACTGGATAAGATTACAGCAGGCAATTTCATCAACAGGGCTTCACGTCGTTGGCATCAGCGGTTGCAAAGACGAGAAGCTGAAACAGGCGATTACTCAAGCAGGATTGCCGCTGTTGAGCGAAGGGAAAGAACAGCGCCGGGCGCTCGACCCTGTCGTCGCAGCCCCTTCCGTGGTGAAAACCAAAGTTATCAATGCGCCGGTTCGTTCCGGTCAGCAGATTTATGCCCGGAACAGCGATCTGATTATCACCAGCAGCGTCAGCGCCGGCGCCGAAGTCATCGCCGACGGCAATATTCATATTTACGGCATGATGCGCGGCCGCGCCCTGGCCGGCGTTTCTGGCGATGTACAAAGCCAGATTTTTTGCACGCATCTGGCCGCAGAGTTGGTATCCATCGCCGGCCGCTATTGGCTGAGCGATCAGATACCCGCACCCTATTCCGGACAGGCAGTCAGGATCAATTTGAACCTGCTGGACAATGTTTTAAACATACAACCTTTAGACTAA
- a CDS encoding YcgL domain-containing protein — translation MFCVIYRSAKRDQTYLYVEKKDDFSRVPEELMKSFGMPHFAMLLPLDGSKKLARADIEKVKQALKEQGFYLQVPPPLENLLNTLG, via the coding sequence ATGTTTTGTGTGATCTATCGAAGCGCCAAACGCGATCAAACATATCTTTATGTCGAAAAAAAAGACGATTTTTCCCGCGTGCCTGAAGAATTGATGAAGAGTTTCGGTATGCCGCATTTCGCCATGTTATTGCCGCTGGACGGCAGTAAGAAATTGGCCAGAGCGGATATTGAAAAAGTGAAGCAAGCGCTCAAAGAGCAGGGGTTTTATCTCCAGGTTCCGCCGCCGCTGGAGAATTTATTAAACACGCTTGGATAA